The Mesobacillus jeotgali genome window below encodes:
- a CDS encoding histidine phosphatase family protein encodes MIKLYIARHGETSWNTEKRMQGWLDSDLTDYGIKNAESLGVRLKEIEFEVIYSSPSGRTKSTAELVIGGREIPIIFDNQLREMNLGSWEGQTLDTIKETNPIEIDHFWNAPDLFVPVGGESFIEVRERALEILRRIKNDHKSGNILVVTHTVMIKALFTVFKDSSIDQLWGPPYIHDTSLSVVEIDQEQYRIILEGDISHKTPVPVNP; translated from the coding sequence ATGATAAAACTTTACATTGCAAGGCACGGAGAAACGTCCTGGAATACAGAAAAGAGAATGCAGGGTTGGCTGGATTCTGACCTGACAGACTACGGCATTAAAAATGCCGAATCTTTGGGTGTGAGACTGAAGGAAATCGAATTTGAAGTGATATATTCGAGTCCCAGCGGGAGAACAAAGTCTACGGCAGAATTAGTGATAGGCGGACGAGAGATACCGATAATTTTCGATAATCAACTGAGGGAAATGAACCTAGGATCATGGGAGGGACAAACTCTCGATACTATTAAAGAAACTAACCCGATAGAGATCGATCATTTTTGGAATGCACCTGACCTCTTTGTGCCAGTTGGCGGTGAAAGCTTTATTGAGGTTAGAGAAAGAGCGTTAGAGATATTGAGGAGAATTAAAAATGACCACAAATCAGGAAACATCCTGGTTGTTACTCACACAGTTATGATCAAAGCTCTTTTTACTGTTTTTAAAGATTCATCGATTGATCAATTATGGGGTCCGCCATATATTCACGATACGAGCCTATCAGTTGTTGAAATAGACCAAGAACAATATAGGATCATCCTGGAAGGAGATATATCACATAAAACTCCTGTGCCCGTGAATCCATAA
- a CDS encoding M14 family zinc carboxypeptidase — MKSIKRLIKMTSALMILMVAFSSATYAALQPGGPSTNGNTNINSTLSYQEVIKILEDIEGSSKGKVDVFTLDQYGKSEQGRSIYVAKVGKGPQKIWIQAQIHGNEKLVTEAALQLLKTYAKSGEKDVEKVLEESTLYFIPMYNPDGAEMNLRQTKLTDSGKLIDLNRDWTAAGFEAVESRVVYAYWADVNPDFAIDLHHQGFKQVYGTNESTSFSLGISLAPDGPTLPSIGYNEITKQMMAYVYDELKDYGYTHIDRYQVGVDREAGTGYDIDIRGGVVSAMMMGLNYKNLNPEGHSHPAVFFETKGNTSESSLGQKSNGYLTKQNYLALKSLVHGYVTGEVEKVNPDDWYNIPYYPLAGYLTDYNGVIPAGANSGY, encoded by the coding sequence ATGAAATCTATTAAGAGATTAATAAAAATGACATCGGCTTTGATGATCCTCATGGTTGCATTCAGTTCGGCAACATATGCAGCACTGCAGCCCGGGGGGCCATCCACTAACGGGAATACGAACATAAACAGCACCCTATCTTACCAGGAAGTTATCAAGATCCTTGAAGACATTGAGGGATCGAGCAAAGGAAAGGTTGATGTATTTACCCTTGACCAGTATGGGAAGTCAGAACAGGGCCGAAGCATTTATGTCGCAAAAGTTGGGAAAGGCCCTCAAAAGATATGGATCCAAGCGCAAATCCATGGGAATGAAAAACTGGTCACTGAAGCAGCACTACAGCTTCTAAAGACCTACGCAAAAAGCGGAGAGAAGGATGTTGAGAAGGTTCTTGAGGAGTCTACACTATATTTCATCCCAATGTACAATCCTGATGGTGCAGAAATGAACCTACGTCAAACCAAACTTACGGATAGCGGTAAATTAATCGACTTAAACCGTGATTGGACAGCAGCTGGATTTGAAGCAGTGGAATCACGGGTTGTTTATGCCTACTGGGCGGACGTGAATCCTGATTTCGCCATCGACCTTCACCATCAAGGGTTTAAGCAAGTATATGGCACGAATGAATCCACTTCTTTCTCCCTTGGTATCTCACTTGCACCAGATGGACCAACATTGCCTAGTATCGGCTATAATGAGATCACCAAGCAAATGATGGCATATGTGTATGATGAATTGAAAGACTATGGATACACCCATATTGACCGTTACCAGGTCGGCGTGGATAGAGAAGCAGGAACCGGCTATGATATCGATATTAGGGGCGGTGTTGTTTCAGCCATGATGATGGGGCTGAATTACAAGAACTTGAACCCTGAAGGGCACAGCCATCCAGCAGTATTTTTCGAAACAAAAGGAAATACTTCTGAGAGCAGCCTTGGCCAAAAGTCAAATGGCTACCTGACAAAGCAGAATTACCTGGCATTGAAATCATTGGTACACGGATATGTAACAGGTGAAGTCGAAAAAGTGAACCCGGATGACTGGTATAATATCCCGTACTATCCTCTGGCTGGATACTTAACGGATTATAATGGTGTCATACCTGCGGGAGCAAATAGCGGTTATTAA
- a CDS encoding EamA family transporter yields the protein MNRRRGIFLVITGAIFWGIGGTVAKKLFQDYYIDVNWLVTTRLLIAGLLLLTVQFFRADRSQIFGVWKNRSSATHLLIFGLLGMLAVQYTYMASIQHGNAAVATLLQYLAPIMIIVYLILRKQTVLTRKDLVTVSLALVGCFFLLTNGSISQLSVPTPAIVWGVLSGVALAFYTLYAIPLLKQYDSLVIVGWAMIIGGFSLSLIHPPWRMDFEGLNLEAYSYLVFVIIFSTMIAFWFYIESLQSLQAKESSLLGSIEPLAAVLTTVFWLKEPFGIFQWGGTACIIGMIFLLALNKETTPRSSELPVKEEPLRVS from the coding sequence ATGAACAGACGGAGGGGAATATTTCTAGTCATTACTGGAGCTATATTCTGGGGGATTGGCGGTACAGTGGCCAAAAAGCTATTCCAGGATTATTACATTGATGTAAATTGGTTGGTCACGACACGATTGCTTATTGCTGGCCTATTGCTTTTAACAGTACAATTTTTCAGAGCCGATCGTTCCCAAATATTTGGTGTCTGGAAAAACAGAAGCTCTGCCACCCATTTATTGATTTTCGGATTACTCGGTATGCTGGCAGTCCAATACACCTATATGGCCTCCATTCAACATGGAAACGCCGCTGTAGCCACGCTCTTGCAGTATTTAGCACCGATAATGATCATTGTATACTTGATTCTGCGCAAACAGACAGTCCTCACTCGCAAAGATTTAGTGACTGTTTCCCTGGCTTTAGTCGGTTGTTTTTTCCTATTGACTAACGGCTCGATTTCACAATTATCTGTGCCTACGCCTGCCATTGTTTGGGGAGTTTTGTCTGGTGTAGCCCTTGCTTTTTATACTCTATATGCCATTCCGTTACTAAAGCAGTATGATTCGCTTGTCATTGTCGGATGGGCGATGATCATCGGTGGTTTTTCATTAAGTTTGATTCATCCACCCTGGCGAATGGACTTTGAGGGATTGAATCTGGAAGCATACTCATATTTAGTCTTCGTCATCATTTTTAGCACAATGATTGCATTTTGGTTCTATATCGAAAGCCTGCAAAGCCTGCAGGCAAAGGAATCAAGTCTCCTAGGCAGCATCGAGCCGCTAGCCGCTGTACTCACAACCGTCTTTTGGCTAAAAGAACCTTTTGGTATTTTTCAATGGGGCGGCACAGCTTGCATCATCGGCATGATATTTTTGTTGGCTTTGAATAAAGAGACCACTCCAAGATCAAGCGAACTCCCTGTAAAAGAAGAGCCGCTTCGAGTCAGCTAA
- the ggt gene encoding gamma-glutamyltransferase has translation MTKFLRTGLFALLSVLLLAGTMPAAGLAKKPEFSYDQYSQVDVGKDGMVATAHPLASEIGAEVLRKGGNAIDAAVAIQFALTVVEPMMSGIGGGGFMMVYDRKTKETKIVNSRERAPEGATPDMFLDENGNPIPFSTRSTGGTAVGVPGTLKGLETALEMWGTRPLQQLIGPAVKLADKGFPIDSVLADAIADNQDKLSRSAASEVFLPGGEPLQEGDVLVQDDLAKTFKLIRSQGTDAFYKGEIAEALADVVQEFGGSMTAEDLEKYDVTVDEPIWGDYQGYEIASMPPPSSGGVFLLQMLKILDDFNLSQYDVRSAEKYHLLAEAMHLAYADRAAYAGDPEFVNVPVNGLLHPDYIKERQKLISLDSVNQNPTAGDPWKYENSEANYLPTSQPNDRKYGETTHFSVTDKWGNVVSYTTTIEQVFGTGIMVPGYGFMLNNELTDFDAVPGGANEVQPNKRPLSSMTPTIVFDDEGEPVLTVGSPGGPTIITSVLQTIIHAIEYDMELKQAVEEPRIYTNNLNSYRYEDGISADTLSQLNAMGHKFGQSPTTIGNVQSILIDRENGIFKGVADSSRNGAAIGIDLKGKRK, from the coding sequence ATGACAAAATTCTTACGGACCGGGCTATTTGCTCTGTTAAGTGTTCTGTTGCTCGCCGGTACCATGCCTGCAGCTGGACTGGCAAAAAAACCAGAATTCAGCTATGACCAGTACAGCCAGGTTGATGTTGGCAAGGATGGAATGGTCGCAACAGCCCACCCGCTCGCATCCGAGATTGGAGCTGAGGTCCTTCGCAAAGGCGGAAATGCGATCGATGCTGCTGTTGCGATCCAGTTTGCGCTGACAGTAGTCGAGCCCATGATGTCTGGAATCGGCGGCGGCGGTTTCATGATGGTGTATGACAGAAAAACAAAGGAAACCAAGATTGTGAACAGTCGTGAACGTGCTCCTGAAGGCGCGACACCAGATATGTTCCTGGATGAGAATGGGAATCCAATTCCTTTCTCAACCCGCTCAACAGGTGGTACTGCAGTCGGAGTGCCGGGTACACTGAAGGGACTCGAAACAGCACTTGAAATGTGGGGAACTCGCCCGCTGCAGCAGCTGATCGGACCGGCCGTTAAACTTGCAGACAAAGGATTTCCGATTGACTCTGTCCTTGCAGACGCGATTGCGGATAACCAGGACAAATTATCAAGATCTGCAGCAAGTGAAGTCTTCCTGCCTGGAGGAGAACCGCTTCAAGAGGGAGATGTCCTTGTCCAGGACGACTTGGCTAAAACCTTTAAGCTGATTCGCTCGCAAGGAACGGACGCCTTTTATAAAGGAGAAATTGCAGAAGCACTTGCTGATGTGGTCCAGGAATTTGGGGGTTCAATGACTGCCGAGGACTTGGAAAAGTATGATGTAACAGTAGATGAGCCAATTTGGGGAGACTACCAAGGCTACGAAATTGCCAGCATGCCACCACCAAGTTCAGGCGGTGTCTTCCTGCTGCAAATGCTGAAAATTCTTGACGATTTCAATCTATCCCAATATGATGTCAGGTCAGCTGAAAAATATCATCTTCTGGCCGAAGCCATGCACCTTGCCTATGCGGATCGAGCTGCATACGCTGGTGACCCTGAATTTGTCAATGTGCCAGTGAATGGACTTCTTCATCCCGACTACATCAAGGAGCGTCAGAAGCTGATCAGTCTGGACTCAGTCAATCAGAATCCAACAGCCGGCGACCCTTGGAAGTACGAGAATTCCGAAGCCAACTATTTACCGACAAGCCAGCCAAATGACCGAAAATATGGTGAAACGACCCATTTTTCCGTTACAGACAAATGGGGAAATGTCGTCTCTTACACAACAACCATTGAACAGGTTTTTGGCACAGGTATTATGGTTCCTGGCTATGGATTCATGCTGAACAATGAATTAACCGACTTCGATGCAGTCCCTGGCGGTGCGAATGAAGTCCAGCCAAACAAACGCCCGTTAAGCAGCATGACACCGACAATTGTTTTTGATGACGAAGGTGAACCAGTATTAACCGTTGGCTCTCCTGGAGGCCCGACCATCATAACTTCAGTACTGCAAACCATTATCCATGCGATTGAGTACGATATGGAACTAAAGCAAGCAGTCGAAGAACCACGAATCTACACCAATAATCTTAATTCCTACCGTTATGAAGACGGCATAAGCGCTGATACGCTAAGCCAACTGAATGCGATGGGCCATAAATTTGGACAAAGCCCGACGACCATCGGCAATGTTCAAAGCATCCTGATTGACCGTGAAAACGGCATTTTCAAGGGAGTTGCCGACTCAAGCCGAAACGGTGCGGCGATTGGTATCGACCTGAAAGGTAAACGAAAATAA
- a CDS encoding AraC family transcriptional regulator — protein MKEFRVDQNLKELTEHRTVELPIACYETTINQNINGYIPLHWHDEFQFVVLVKGEAVFQINEENIAVREGEGLFINSGRLHSATNQDDSDCVYICLNVSPSFMLSQELFSTYVNPYIQATNLPYLSLSPNENWAENILGAIISINQLLRKKSLYYEIDISSQLTIIWKNLMKNGFQLKYEQTEIIKNQRMKQMLNWIHQHYHKKILLDDIARAGQLSRSECCRYFQRTLKKTPLNYVTDYRIQKSLVLLQQPESTVTDVAYQVGFNSTSYFIDKFRKSMNMTPLAYKKNKTSI, from the coding sequence TTGAAGGAGTTCAGGGTCGATCAAAATTTAAAAGAATTAACTGAGCACCGTACAGTAGAGTTACCCATTGCGTGTTACGAAACTACGATCAACCAAAACATAAATGGATACATACCGCTTCATTGGCATGATGAATTTCAGTTCGTTGTCTTAGTAAAAGGAGAAGCAGTCTTTCAAATAAATGAAGAAAACATTGCAGTCCGTGAAGGGGAGGGTCTGTTTATCAATAGCGGCCGACTGCACAGTGCAACAAATCAGGATGATTCAGACTGTGTTTATATTTGTTTAAATGTTTCCCCATCTTTCATGTTATCACAGGAACTGTTCTCCACCTATGTGAACCCTTATATTCAAGCAACGAACTTACCTTACTTATCCCTAAGTCCAAACGAGAACTGGGCGGAAAACATTTTAGGGGCAATTATCTCAATCAATCAATTGTTACGGAAAAAGTCACTATACTATGAAATTGACATCAGCAGCCAGCTGACTATCATCTGGAAAAACTTAATGAAAAATGGATTTCAATTAAAGTACGAACAGACTGAAATCATCAAGAATCAACGAATGAAGCAAATGCTAAATTGGATTCACCAGCATTATCATAAAAAAATCCTTTTAGATGATATCGCACGTGCTGGGCAGTTAAGCCGGTCCGAATGCTGCCGATATTTTCAACGAACCTTAAAGAAAACTCCGCTGAATTATGTAACCGACTATCGAATTCAAAAGAGTTTGGTGTTATTACAACAACCAGAATCCACCGTCACGGATGTTGCCTACCAAGTTGGGTTCAACAGCACAAGCTATTTCATTGATAAGTTTCGGAAATCGATGAACATGACCCCATTAGCGTACAAAAAGAACAAAACCTCAATATAG
- a CDS encoding GNAT family N-acetyltransferase, translated as MTVKLKSCTLEDLETLQEISIGTFDETFRAQNSPENMSAYLEKAFNLEQLESELSYPSSQFFLVYYDDEVAGYLKLNTNDAQSEEMGNDALEIERIYVKNKFQKLGLGKYLFNMAMEIAMDSGKKKIWLGVWEKNENAIAFYKKLGFVQTGEHSFFMGDEEQTDLIMTMTLHD; from the coding sequence ATGACTGTAAAATTGAAAAGCTGTACGCTAGAAGATTTGGAAACTCTTCAAGAAATTAGTATAGGAACATTTGACGAAACCTTTAGGGCACAGAATTCTCCTGAGAATATGAGTGCCTACTTGGAGAAGGCATTTAACTTAGAACAACTGGAAAGCGAACTTTCCTATCCTTCATCACAATTCTTCCTTGTATATTACGATGATGAAGTGGCTGGGTATTTGAAGCTTAATACCAATGATGCCCAGTCTGAAGAGATGGGCAATGACGCTCTTGAAATTGAAAGGATTTATGTGAAAAACAAATTTCAAAAGCTTGGGCTTGGTAAGTATCTGTTTAATATGGCAATGGAAATTGCTATGGACAGCGGTAAAAAGAAAATCTGGCTCGGTGTATGGGAAAAGAATGAGAATGCCATCGCTTTTTACAAAAAGTTGGGCTTTGTCCAAACTGGAGAGCATTCTTTTTTCATGGGAGACGAAGAACAAACAGACTTGATCATGACTATGACACTGCATGATTAA
- a CDS encoding aminoglycoside phosphotransferase family protein, with the protein MVDEVIRQFGLKTHSMYEVEDSYSSTVYRCTLSRGENVFLKIPYSKLKFQRELEAYEILKGRVSIPELLDYWHGDDECPGAFLISELKGSPLTTKVSPTIAFQVGVLQAEMHNIRPPADNVLTGIQNEFPNWSDFVEKQFYSFAEDVKDVLEHHVNKQAIEKFEKMKNQLPAPDGPSFVHMDFRPANIIVDGDKVSGLIDFESVRFGSTEMDFTKLYRDFLRFDPALYSSFKEGYNTIRPLIDLDIVLPFYQFTDAFNSIGWCQRRGIEKNALFLEENLVRLKGFLK; encoded by the coding sequence ATGGTAGATGAAGTCATTCGGCAATTTGGATTGAAGACACACTCAATGTACGAGGTTGAAGATTCTTATAGTTCAACAGTCTATAGATGTACTTTATCAAGAGGCGAAAATGTTTTCTTGAAAATTCCTTATTCAAAACTGAAATTCCAGAGGGAGTTAGAAGCATATGAAATACTTAAAGGAAGGGTTTCCATTCCTGAGCTTTTGGACTATTGGCATGGTGATGATGAGTGTCCTGGTGCTTTTTTAATATCTGAATTAAAAGGAAGCCCCTTAACAACTAAAGTTTCGCCAACCATTGCGTTTCAAGTGGGAGTCCTTCAGGCTGAGATGCACAATATCCGCCCGCCTGCTGATAATGTGTTGACTGGAATTCAAAATGAATTTCCTAACTGGTCTGATTTTGTTGAGAAGCAATTTTACAGTTTCGCTGAGGATGTAAAGGATGTCCTGGAACATCATGTAAACAAACAAGCGATTGAAAAATTCGAGAAAATGAAAAATCAGCTGCCAGCTCCGGATGGACCAAGCTTTGTACATATGGATTTTCGGCCGGCCAATATCATTGTTGATGGTGATAAAGTATCAGGATTGATTGATTTTGAGAGTGTCCGTTTTGGTTCGACAGAGATGGACTTTACAAAGCTTTATCGTGATTTTTTACGCTTTGATCCTGCATTGTATAGCTCGTTTAAAGAGGGATATAACACCATCAGACCATTGATTGATTTAGACATTGTCCTGCCTTTTTATCAATTCACGGATGCTTTTAATAGTATAGGCTGGTGCCAGCGTCGCGGAATTGAAAAAAACGCCTTGTTCCTGGAAGAAAATTTAGTGAGGTTAAAAGGTTTTTTAAAGTAA